One segment of Vibrio orientalis CIP 102891 = ATCC 33934 DNA contains the following:
- the cmoB gene encoding tRNA 5-methoxyuridine(34)/uridine 5-oxyacetic acid(34) synthase CmoB, which produces MFNFANFFQLIAQDTRLQPWLNVLPQQLTDWQNAEHGDFGRWLKALNKIPEGHPDQVDIKNAVMLTNDTPFHTGELKKLESLLRTFHPWRKGPYTVHGIHIDTEWRSDWKWDRVLPHISPLKNRSVLDVGCGNGYHMWRMLGEGARLTVGIDPSHLFLIQFEAIRKLMGGDQRAHLLPLGIEQLPKLEAFDTVFSMGVLYHRCSPLDHLIQLKNQLVSGGELVLETLVIEGDETSVLVPVDRYAQMRNVYFFPSARALKVWLENVGFEDVRIVDENVTSTDEQRTTDWMTHNSLPDYLDPNDPSKTVEGHPAPRRAVLVATKP; this is translated from the coding sequence ATGTTTAATTTTGCTAACTTTTTCCAACTTATTGCCCAAGACACTCGTCTACAGCCTTGGCTAAATGTGCTGCCTCAGCAACTTACAGATTGGCAAAACGCTGAACATGGTGATTTCGGCCGCTGGCTAAAGGCGCTAAATAAAATCCCTGAAGGCCACCCAGATCAGGTAGATATCAAAAACGCGGTAATGCTGACCAACGATACCCCGTTCCATACTGGTGAACTGAAAAAGTTAGAGAGCCTACTGCGTACCTTCCACCCTTGGCGTAAAGGTCCATATACTGTGCACGGCATTCATATTGACACCGAGTGGCGCAGTGACTGGAAATGGGATCGCGTACTACCGCATATTTCTCCACTAAAGAACCGTAGTGTTTTAGATGTCGGTTGTGGCAATGGCTACCACATGTGGCGCATGCTAGGTGAAGGCGCGCGCCTAACCGTTGGTATCGACCCATCACACCTATTCCTGATTCAGTTTGAAGCTATCCGTAAGTTAATGGGTGGCGACCAACGTGCGCACCTATTGCCGCTAGGTATTGAGCAGCTGCCAAAACTTGAGGCGTTCGATACCGTATTTAGTATGGGTGTCCTTTATCACCGCTGTTCACCATTAGATCACTTGATTCAACTTAAAAACCAGTTGGTTTCGGGTGGTGAGTTAGTGCTAGAGACTTTAGTGATTGAAGGCGATGAAACTTCTGTGCTGGTTCCTGTTGATCGCTACGCCCAAATGCGCAATGTCTACTTCTTCCCATCAGCCCGTGCATTAAAGGTATGGTTAGAAAATGTCGGCTTTGAAGATGTTCGAATTGTCGATGAGAACGTAACTTCCACCGATGAGCAACGTACAACTGATTGGATGACGCATAACTCGTTGCCTGACTATTTGGATCCTAATGACCCGTCTAAGACTGTTGAGGGGCACCCAGCACCACGCCGTGCAGTACTTGTTGCTACCAAACCGTAG
- the cmoA gene encoding carboxy-S-adenosyl-L-methionine synthase CmoA gives MNPKSNPDTIFSAPIDKIGDFTFDERVAEVFPDMIQRSVPGYSNIISAIGMLAERFVKPHSNVYDLGCSLGAATLSMRRHIQQEGCQIIAVDNSSAMVERCKLHINAYRSDTPVDVVEADIRDIDINNASVVVLNFTLQFLSPEDRYTLLEKIYAGLRPGGILILSEKFVFEDQASNELLIDLHHDFKRANGYSELEISQKRSAIENVMRPDSKKEHKERFAEIGFSSYDVWFQCFNFGSMFAIK, from the coding sequence ATGAACCCTAAGAGCAATCCAGATACTATTTTTTCGGCTCCAATCGATAAAATTGGGGATTTCACCTTTGATGAACGTGTTGCGGAAGTCTTCCCTGACATGATTCAACGCTCTGTTCCGGGCTATAGCAATATCATTTCTGCTATCGGCATGCTGGCTGAACGATTTGTTAAACCACACTCAAATGTTTACGACTTAGGCTGTTCATTGGGTGCTGCAACGCTTTCTATGCGTCGTCATATTCAGCAAGAAGGCTGTCAGATTATTGCGGTTGATAACTCATCTGCGATGGTTGAACGCTGTAAGCTACACATTAATGCATACCGCAGTGATACCCCGGTTGACGTCGTTGAAGCCGACATTCGCGATATCGACATCAATAATGCCTCTGTGGTTGTTCTGAACTTCACGCTGCAATTTCTCTCACCTGAAGATCGATACACGTTGCTAGAAAAGATCTACGCAGGCCTGCGTCCGGGCGGGATTTTGATCCTATCGGAAAAATTCGTGTTTGAAGATCAAGCCTCAAACGAGCTATTGATTGACCTTCACCATGACTTCAAGCGTGCCAACGGTTACAGCGAACTGGAAATCAGCCAAAAGCGCAGTGCGATTGAAAACGTAATGCGTCCAGATTCTAAGAAAGAACATAAAGAACGCTTTGCTGAAATAGGCTTCAGCAGTTACGACGTCTGGTTCCAGTGTTTTAACTTCGGCTCGATGTTTGCGATAAAATAA
- a CDS encoding DUF72 domain-containing protein, producing the protein MHLYPIRLGLTMWSNNQWQQSFYGRGTQPSQRLEKYASVFHTVEGNTTFYATPNATTVKNWHAATHDEFRFTFKLPQHITHQQMLQGCQSELKSFMAIMEPLHERIGQWTIQLPAAFGPQNLEQLTRFCALFPPSFPIGIEVRHPAFFAKGDDEKRLNQWLIEKGFDRIIMDSRPVFSEQLTATHPHYESLLDAQQKKPKVPVHAIATGNNPLIRFIGHPEEALNHSFFTPWLTKLPKWVAEGKQPYLMIHTSDNLIAPELAAKLYSQLQLHAELPDLTEFPSSRGDAQIQMF; encoded by the coding sequence ATGCACCTATATCCTATCCGCCTTGGCCTTACGATGTGGTCAAACAATCAGTGGCAACAGAGTTTTTATGGCCGTGGAACTCAGCCAAGTCAAAGACTGGAAAAGTACGCCAGCGTCTTCCATACGGTTGAAGGCAACACAACTTTTTACGCCACACCCAATGCGACGACAGTCAAAAACTGGCATGCAGCAACACACGATGAGTTTCGGTTTACATTTAAACTGCCGCAACACATTACCCACCAGCAAATGCTGCAAGGCTGTCAAAGTGAATTGAAAAGTTTTATGGCGATTATGGAGCCGCTCCACGAACGCATTGGTCAGTGGACAATACAATTGCCCGCCGCGTTTGGCCCGCAAAACCTTGAGCAGTTAACGCGCTTTTGCGCCTTGTTTCCGCCCAGTTTTCCAATTGGTATAGAGGTCCGCCACCCAGCATTCTTCGCTAAAGGCGACGATGAAAAACGCTTAAATCAGTGGTTAATTGAAAAAGGGTTTGATCGCATCATTATGGACAGTCGCCCAGTGTTCTCTGAACAACTCACAGCGACTCACCCTCACTATGAATCCCTGTTAGATGCCCAGCAAAAGAAGCCCAAAGTACCCGTTCATGCGATAGCAACCGGAAATAATCCACTGATTCGTTTTATCGGCCATCCTGAAGAAGCGCTTAACCATTCATTCTTTACACCCTGGCTTACCAAGCTGCCCAAGTGGGTCGCCGAAGGAAAACAGCCCTATTTGATGATCCACACTTCAGACAATCTGATTGCTCCCGAGTTAGCAGCTAAGCTCTACAGCCAATTGCAATTGCATGCCGAACTGCCTGACTTGACTGAGTTTCCTAGCAGTCGCGGCGATGCTCAAATACAGATGTTTTAA
- the aspS gene encoding aspartate--tRNA ligase, translating to MRTHYCGHLNKSLAGQTVELCGWVNRRRDLGGLIFIDMRDREGIVQVVVDPDMADAYEVANTLRNEFCIKLTGEVRVRPDSQVNKDMATGEVEIIAKGLEIINRADVLPLDFNQKNSEEQRLKYRYLDLRRPEMSDRIKLRAKASSFVRRFLDDNGFLDIETPVLTKATPEGARDYLVPSRVHKGSFYALPQSPQLFKQLLMMSGFDRYYQIVKCFRDEDLRADRQPEFTQIDIETSFMTAEQVRATTEKMVREMWQELLDVDLGQFPIMPFSEAIRRFGSDKPDLRNPLELVDVADLVKDVEFKVFSGPANDEKGRVAVIRVPGGAKLTRKQIDSYGEFVGIYGAKGLAWMKVNDRAAGMEGIQSPVAKFLNEDVINGILDRTQAESGDIILFGADKANTVSEALGALRLKLGTDLELTNESAWAPLWVVDFPMFEEDDEGNLHAMHHPFTSPLGVNAEELKANPAAANSNAYDMVLNGYEVGGGSVRIHNAEMQSAVFDILGIEADEQQAKFGFLLDALKFGTPPHAGLAFGLDRLVMLLCGTENIRDVIAFPKTTNASCLLTDAPSLANPASLEELAIAVKAAEKKEEE from the coding sequence ATGCGTACCCATTACTGTGGTCACCTGAACAAGTCCCTTGCAGGACAAACTGTAGAACTTTGCGGCTGGGTTAACCGTCGCCGTGATTTGGGCGGTCTTATTTTCATCGATATGCGAGATCGTGAAGGTATCGTTCAGGTAGTTGTTGACCCAGATATGGCAGATGCGTACGAAGTTGCTAACACGCTACGTAATGAATTCTGTATCAAGCTAACAGGTGAAGTACGTGTTCGTCCAGACAGCCAAGTAAACAAAGACATGGCAACGGGTGAAGTAGAGATCATCGCGAAAGGTCTTGAGATCATCAACCGTGCAGACGTTCTACCTCTAGACTTCAACCAGAAGAACTCAGAAGAGCAGCGCCTTAAGTACCGTTACCTAGATCTACGTCGTCCTGAAATGAGCGACCGCATCAAGCTACGTGCTAAAGCGTCTAGCTTTGTTCGTCGTTTCCTAGATGACAACGGTTTCCTAGATATCGAAACACCAGTACTAACCAAAGCGACACCAGAAGGTGCGCGTGACTATCTAGTACCAAGCCGTGTTCACAAAGGTTCTTTCTACGCGCTTCCTCAGTCTCCACAGCTATTTAAACAGCTGCTGATGATGTCTGGCTTTGACCGTTACTATCAAATCGTTAAGTGTTTCCGTGATGAAGACTTGCGTGCAGACCGCCAACCAGAATTCACTCAGATCGATATCGAAACGTCATTTATGACGGCTGAGCAAGTTCGCGCAACCACTGAAAAGATGGTTCGTGAAATGTGGCAAGAGCTGCTAGACGTGGATCTAGGTCAGTTCCCAATCATGCCATTCTCTGAAGCGATTCGTCGTTTCGGTAGCGATAAGCCTGATCTGCGTAACCCACTAGAGCTAGTAGACGTTGCTGATCTAGTGAAAGATGTAGAGTTCAAAGTGTTCTCAGGTCCTGCGAACGACGAGAAAGGCCGCGTAGCAGTTATCCGTGTACCAGGTGGTGCTAAGCTAACTCGTAAGCAAATTGATAGCTACGGTGAGTTCGTTGGCATCTACGGCGCGAAAGGTCTTGCGTGGATGAAGGTTAACGACCGTGCTGCAGGCATGGAAGGCATTCAGTCTCCAGTGGCTAAGTTCCTAAACGAAGACGTAATCAACGGCATTCTAGATCGCACTCAAGCTGAATCTGGCGACATCATCCTATTTGGCGCAGACAAAGCAAACACTGTATCTGAAGCTCTAGGTGCACTACGTCTGAAGCTAGGTACCGATCTAGAACTGACCAACGAATCTGCATGGGCTCCACTATGGGTTGTTGACTTCCCAATGTTTGAAGAAGACGACGAAGGCAACCTACACGCTATGCACCACCCATTCACATCGCCACTAGGTGTGAATGCGGAAGAGCTAAAAGCGAACCCAGCAGCGGCGAACTCAAACGCATACGACATGGTTCTAAATGGCTATGAAGTGGGCGGTGGTTCTGTACGTATTCACAACGCAGAGATGCAATCAGCGGTATTCGATATCCTAGGTATTGAAGCTGACGAGCAGCAAGCTAAGTTTGGCTTCCTACTAGACGCACTGAAGTTCGGTACACCACCGCACGCAGGTCTAGCATTCGGTCTTGACCGTCTAGTGATGCTACTTTGTGGTACAGAGAACATCCGTGACGTTATCGCGTTCCCGAAAACAACCAATGCTTCTTGTCTACTAACAGACGCGCCAAGCCTTGCGAACCCAGCTTCGCTTGAAGAGCTAGCGATTGCAGTTAAAGCAGCAGAGAAGAAAGAAGAAGAGTAA
- a CDS encoding pseudouridine synthase, giving the protein MSPRSRRDSSSSPSKKHQSGFKRKNNQHSVNSSSSKQRRKPIKNKPKVAPEDRKVVVFNKPFDTLSQFTDGDGRKTLADYITVKDVYAAGRLDRDSEGLMVLTNDGILQARLTQPNSKSPKTYWVQVDGAPSDEDLDKLRKGVELKDGMTLPAKVEVMDAPNVWERNPPVRFRANIPTTWLAITIIEGRNRQVRRMTANIGFPTLRLIRYSMGDVTLGDLQPGEWKEIEF; this is encoded by the coding sequence ATGTCACCACGCTCACGCCGTGACTCATCCTCATCGCCATCTAAAAAGCATCAATCAGGTTTTAAACGTAAAAATAATCAACATAGCGTCAATAGTTCTTCATCCAAACAGCGACGTAAACCTATAAAAAATAAACCTAAAGTCGCGCCAGAAGATCGTAAGGTTGTGGTGTTTAATAAGCCATTTGATACCTTAAGCCAATTTACCGATGGTGACGGCAGAAAAACACTTGCAGACTATATAACGGTGAAAGATGTCTATGCCGCAGGCAGGTTGGATCGAGACAGTGAAGGCTTAATGGTTCTGACCAACGATGGCATCTTGCAAGCTCGTTTGACTCAGCCGAACTCTAAGTCACCAAAAACCTATTGGGTGCAAGTAGATGGTGCGCCAAGCGATGAAGATCTCGACAAGCTGCGTAAGGGTGTCGAACTAAAAGATGGCATGACCTTGCCAGCCAAAGTCGAAGTGATGGATGCGCCGAACGTGTGGGAACGTAATCCTCCAGTGCGTTTTCGCGCCAACATTCCGACTACATGGTTAGCGATTACCATTATTGAAGGGCGTAACCGTCAAGTTCGTCGCATGACAGCGAACATCGGCTTCCCTACTCTGCGTTTGATTCGCTATTCAATGGGTGATGTGACATTAGGTGACTTGCAGCCAGGTGAATGGAAAGAGATAGAGTTTTAA
- a CDS encoding NADP-dependent isocitrate dehydrogenase codes for MPTEKPTIIYTITDEAPALATYSLLPIIQSFTASSGINVDTRDISLAGRIIANFPEHLTDEQRIGDALAELGELAKTPEANIIKLPNISASIPQLKAAVKELQDKGFNLPNYPEEPSTYEEEAIKATYDKIKGSAVNPVLREGNSDRRAPLSVKNYAKKNPHSMGAWSADSKSHVSSMTGNDFFGSEKSHTVVGATDVKIEFVAADGAVKELKAAFPLQDKEIIDCSVMNKKALVEFFEAQIAEAKEQDVLLSLHMKATMMKVSDPVIFGHAVKVYYKDVFAKYGELFDKLGVDVNNGIGDVYAKIEALPAAQKAEIEAALQAVYETQPPLAMVDSDRGITNLHVPSDIIVDASMPAMLRSSGQMWGPDGKQKDTKAMIPDRSYAGIYQAVIDFCKENGAFDPTTMGSVPNVGLMAQKAEEYGSHDKTFMLDAAGTVRVVDASGAVLLDQSVEEGDIFRMCQVKDEPIQDWVKLAVTRARATGVPAVFWLDENRAHDAQLIKKVNAYLPQHDTSGLEIKILAPLEACQFSLARIKEGQDTISVTGNVLRDYLTDLFPILELGTSAKMLSIVPLMNGGGLFETGAGGSAPKHVQQVEKENHLRWDSLGEFLALAASLEHLSTVAGNAKAQVLADALDKATGDFLDNNKSPSRRVGELDNRGSHYYLATYWAQALAAQTADADLAAEFAPIAEALASNEEKIVAELNDAQGVVGELGGYYAPVFEKAAPLMRPSATLNDIINA; via the coding sequence ATGCCTACAGAAAAACCTACAATTATTTACACTATTACTGATGAAGCACCTGCGCTAGCGACATACTCACTATTACCGATTATTCAGTCGTTTACTGCTTCTTCAGGCATCAATGTTGACACTCGTGATATCTCTCTAGCTGGGCGTATTATCGCTAACTTCCCAGAGCACCTAACTGACGAGCAACGCATTGGTGATGCACTTGCAGAACTAGGTGAACTAGCAAAAACTCCAGAAGCAAACATTATCAAGCTGCCAAACATCTCGGCATCTATTCCTCAGCTAAAAGCAGCAGTTAAAGAGCTTCAAGACAAAGGTTTTAACCTACCAAACTACCCTGAAGAGCCAAGCACATACGAAGAAGAAGCGATCAAAGCGACTTACGATAAGATTAAAGGTAGCGCAGTAAACCCAGTACTACGTGAAGGTAACTCTGACCGTCGTGCTCCTCTATCTGTTAAGAACTACGCGAAGAAGAACCCACACTCAATGGGTGCGTGGTCTGCAGACTCTAAATCACACGTTTCTAGCATGACTGGCAACGATTTCTTCGGTAGCGAAAAATCGCACACCGTAGTAGGCGCAACTGACGTTAAGATTGAATTCGTTGCTGCTGACGGCGCGGTGAAAGAGCTAAAAGCGGCGTTCCCTCTACAAGATAAAGAGATCATCGACTGTTCAGTGATGAACAAGAAAGCGCTAGTAGAGTTCTTTGAAGCGCAAATCGCTGAAGCGAAAGAGCAAGACGTTCTGCTTTCACTGCACATGAAAGCAACCATGATGAAAGTGTCTGACCCAGTGATCTTTGGTCACGCGGTTAAGGTTTACTACAAAGACGTATTTGCGAAATACGGCGAGCTATTTGACAAGCTAGGTGTTGATGTAAACAACGGTATCGGTGACGTTTACGCTAAGATTGAAGCGCTTCCAGCGGCTCAAAAAGCAGAAATCGAAGCGGCACTTCAAGCGGTTTACGAAACTCAACCACCTCTAGCAATGGTTGATTCTGACCGTGGCATTACTAACCTACATGTTCCAAGTGACATCATCGTTGACGCATCAATGCCAGCGATGCTGCGTTCATCTGGTCAAATGTGGGGGCCAGATGGTAAGCAGAAAGATACCAAAGCGATGATCCCAGATCGTAGCTATGCAGGTATCTACCAAGCGGTTATCGACTTCTGTAAAGAGAATGGCGCATTCGACCCAACGACTATGGGTAGTGTGCCAAACGTAGGCCTAATGGCACAAAAAGCAGAAGAGTACGGTTCGCACGATAAGACATTCATGCTAGATGCTGCTGGTACAGTACGTGTTGTTGATGCATCAGGTGCAGTACTACTTGATCAATCAGTAGAGGAAGGCGATATCTTCCGTATGTGTCAGGTGAAAGATGAGCCAATCCAAGATTGGGTTAAGCTTGCAGTAACACGCGCTCGCGCAACAGGCGTTCCAGCGGTGTTCTGGTTAGATGAAAACCGTGCACACGATGCTCAGCTAATCAAGAAAGTGAATGCATACCTTCCACAGCACGATACCTCTGGTCTAGAGATCAAGATTCTTGCTCCACTTGAAGCGTGTCAGTTCTCTCTAGCTCGCATCAAAGAAGGTCAAGACACTATCTCAGTAACAGGTAACGTACTGCGTGACTACCTAACTGACTTGTTCCCAATCTTAGAACTTGGTACGTCTGCGAAGATGCTTTCTATTGTTCCTCTAATGAACGGTGGTGGTCTATTTGAAACAGGTGCTGGTGGTTCTGCGCCTAAGCACGTTCAACAGGTAGAAAAAGAAAACCACTTACGTTGGGATTCTCTTGGTGAGTTCCTTGCACTCGCAGCATCTCTAGAGCACCTAAGCACAGTTGCTGGCAATGCGAAGGCACAAGTACTTGCTGACGCACTCGATAAAGCAACCGGCGACTTCTTAGACAACAACAAGTCGCCATCGCGTCGTGTTGGTGAACTAGATAACCGTGGCAGCCACTATTACCTAGCGACTTACTGGGCACAAGCTCTTGCAGCGCAAACAGCAGATGCTGACCTAGCGGCTGAGTTTGCTCCAATTGCTGAAGCACTTGCTTCAAATGAAGAGAAGATTGTTGCAGAACTCAATGATGCGCAAGGTGTTGTTGGTGAGCTTGGTGGTTACTATGCACCAGTCTTTGAGAAAGCAGCGCCACTGATGCGTCCAAGCGCTACGCTAAACGACATCATCAATGCTTAA
- the cspD gene encoding cold shock domain-containing protein CspD produces the protein MATGTVKWFNNAKGFGFICSEGEDGDVFAHYSTIKMDGYRTLKAGQQVNFEVEEGPKGYHASVVTPVEAQPAK, from the coding sequence ATGGCTACAGGTACAGTAAAATGGTTTAACAACGCCAAAGGATTTGGTTTTATCTGTTCAGAAGGAGAAGATGGAGATGTGTTTGCGCACTATTCGACGATCAAAATGGATGGATATCGTACTCTGAAAGCTGGTCAACAAGTTAACTTCGAGGTGGAAGAAGGACCTAAAGGCTATCACGCGAGCGTTGTGACACCTGTGGAAGCCCAACCAGCAAAATAA
- the clpS gene encoding ATP-dependent Clp protease adapter ClpS translates to MSKHFEWVTPDSDLLELEKTKVKPPSMYNVVLNNDDYTPMDFVIEILERFFSMDIDKATQVMLQVHYEGKAICGTYTAEVAETKVAQVTMYSTENEHPLLCTMEQA, encoded by the coding sequence ATGAGCAAACATTTTGAATGGGTTACTCCAGATTCTGATCTACTGGAGTTAGAGAAAACCAAAGTAAAGCCACCGTCCATGTATAACGTTGTACTTAACAACGATGACTACACCCCAATGGACTTTGTGATTGAAATCCTAGAACGTTTTTTTTCTATGGATATCGACAAAGCGACGCAAGTGATGCTCCAGGTGCATTATGAAGGCAAGGCAATTTGTGGCACGTATACTGCAGAAGTTGCTGAGACTAAGGTAGCGCAAGTTACCATGTATTCTACAGAGAATGAGCATCCTTTGCTTTGTACAATGGAACAAGCCTAA
- the clpA gene encoding ATP-dependent Clp protease ATP-binding subunit ClpA produces the protein MLNKELESSLNGAFARARDKRHEFMTVEHLLLALLENDAAREALQACQADIDALRSELDIFIDQTTPLIPENDETRETQPTLSFQRVLQRAVFHVQSSGRSEVTGANVLVAIFSEQESHAAYLLKKNDISRLDIVNFISHGITKASSSDEDPGSSGSFGSEAVEENSSEDRLESFATNLNQIAKQGQIDPLIGRDKELERTIQVLCRRRKNNPLLVGEAGVGKTAIAEGLAWRIVEGQVPDIIADSVIYSLDIGSLLAGTKYRGDFEKRFKAILKQLEKEDDAILFIDEIHTIIGAGAASGGQVDAANLIKPLLSSGKLRCIGSTTYQEYSTIFEKERALSRRFQKIDVVEPSLDDTTKILIGLKPKYEAHHEVRYTNKALRAAVELSAKYINERHLPDKAIDVIDEAGARSRLAPASRRKKTVGVADIEAMVAKMARIPEKSVSSSDKEILQNLDEKMKMLVFGQDDAIDVLSEAIKLTRAGLGADHKPVGSFLFAGPTGVGKTEVTVQLSKLLGIELLRFDMSEYGERHSVSRLIGAPPGYVGYDQGGLLTDAVIKHPHSVVLLDEIEKAHPDIFNLLLQVMDNGTLTDNNGRKADFRNVILVMTTNAGVQETEKKSIGLIQQDHSHDAMSVIKKVFTPEFRNRLDNIIWFNSLDEHVIHQVVDKFIVELQAQLDARGVSLEVSDDARHWLALKGYDKAMGARPMGRAIQEQLKKPLANELLFGSLVDGGTVKVNLKDDELKFEYLSEKEAAIH, from the coding sequence ATGCTGAATAAAGAATTAGAGTCGAGTCTGAACGGCGCCTTCGCTCGCGCAAGAGACAAACGACATGAGTTTATGACTGTCGAGCACCTCCTGTTAGCATTGTTGGAAAACGATGCTGCGAGAGAAGCCCTGCAAGCCTGCCAAGCGGATATTGACGCATTGCGCAGTGAGCTTGACATATTCATTGATCAAACAACCCCACTTATTCCAGAAAATGACGAAACACGTGAGACTCAACCAACCTTGAGCTTCCAGCGTGTACTTCAACGTGCTGTTTTTCATGTTCAGTCTTCAGGGCGCAGCGAAGTGACAGGTGCTAACGTATTAGTCGCGATATTCAGTGAACAAGAATCACATGCCGCTTACCTGCTAAAGAAAAACGACATCAGCCGTCTAGATATTGTGAACTTTATCTCTCATGGCATCACTAAAGCGTCCAGTTCAGATGAGGATCCTGGTTCTTCAGGCTCGTTTGGTAGTGAAGCGGTAGAAGAAAATAGTTCCGAAGATCGCTTAGAGAGTTTTGCGACCAATTTGAATCAAATTGCAAAACAAGGGCAGATTGATCCACTTATTGGCCGCGATAAAGAGCTAGAACGTACCATTCAAGTTCTATGTCGCCGTCGTAAAAACAACCCATTATTGGTTGGTGAAGCAGGCGTCGGTAAAACGGCCATTGCTGAAGGTCTCGCTTGGCGTATTGTTGAAGGTCAAGTGCCCGACATCATCGCCGATAGCGTGATTTACTCGCTCGATATCGGCTCACTACTTGCGGGTACTAAGTACCGTGGTGATTTCGAGAAGCGCTTTAAAGCAATCTTGAAACAGCTAGAGAAAGAAGACGATGCGATTCTGTTCATCGACGAAATTCATACCATTATCGGTGCGGGTGCGGCGTCGGGTGGTCAGGTTGATGCAGCGAACCTAATTAAGCCACTGTTAAGTAGCGGTAAGTTGCGCTGTATTGGCTCTACGACCTACCAAGAATACAGTACGATCTTTGAGAAAGAGCGCGCATTGTCTCGCCGTTTCCAAAAAATCGATGTGGTTGAGCCATCGCTTGATGACACGACTAAAATCTTGATTGGTCTGAAGCCGAAATATGAAGCGCACCACGAAGTTCGTTACACCAACAAAGCCTTACGTGCTGCGGTAGAGCTATCTGCGAAATACATTAATGAGCGCCACTTGCCAGATAAGGCGATTGACGTGATTGATGAAGCCGGTGCTCGCAGCCGTTTAGCGCCAGCTAGCCGTCGTAAGAAAACGGTAGGTGTCGCGGACATTGAAGCTATGGTGGCTAAAATGGCGCGTATTCCTGAAAAGTCCGTTTCTTCTTCAGACAAAGAGATTCTGCAGAATCTTGATGAGAAGATGAAGATGCTGGTGTTTGGTCAAGATGATGCCATTGATGTGCTAAGTGAAGCGATTAAGTTGACTCGTGCGGGCCTAGGTGCTGATCATAAACCAGTGGGTTCATTCCTATTTGCTGGCCCTACCGGGGTTGGTAAAACGGAAGTGACTGTTCAGCTTTCTAAGCTACTGGGTATTGAACTGCTTCGCTTTGATATGTCTGAGTATGGCGAACGTCACTCTGTGAGCCGATTAATTGGTGCTCCTCCGGGTTACGTTGGTTACGATCAAGGTGGTTTACTGACTGATGCAGTGATCAAACATCCTCACTCAGTTGTATTACTTGATGAGATTGAGAAAGCGCACCCAGATATCTTCAACTTGTTACTGCAAGTGATGGATAACGGCACATTGACCGACAACAATGGTCGCAAAGCGGACTTCCGTAATGTGATCCTTGTAATGACGACCAACGCGGGTGTTCAGGAAACTGAGAAGAAATCGATCGGCCTGATCCAACAAGATCACAGCCATGACGCGATGTCAGTGATTAAGAAAGTGTTCACACCGGAGTTCCGTAACCGTCTTGATAATATCATTTGGTTCAACAGCTTGGATGAACACGTTATCCATCAAGTGGTTGATAAGTTCATTGTCGAACTACAAGCTCAACTTGATGCGCGTGGTGTGTCGCTAGAAGTGTCTGATGATGCGCGCCATTGGTTAGCACTGAAAGGCTACGACAAAGCGATGGGTGCCCGTCCAATGGGACGAGCGATTCAAGAGCAGCTTAAGAAACCACTGGCGAACGAACTGTTGTTTGGCTCGTTAGTTGATGGAGGTACGGTGAAGGTGAATCTGAAAGATGATGAACTGAAGTTCGAGTATCTCAGTGAGAAAGAAGCGGCGATTCATTAA